In the Candidatus Baltobacteraceae bacterium genome, one interval contains:
- a CDS encoding glycosyltransferase family 4 protein, translating into MSLPPNAAILAFEGPDAYSMVGGLGVRVTQLADALGDAGIHTELYFVGAPDALASEARSPSVRLRRWCQWISRHHPGGVYDGELEKIRDYATSVPPAVCAEIVAPARNRGERTLIFGEDWQIAPAMIQLDADLRRWGLRENVTLLWNANNTYGFETIDWRKLSAAVRITAVSKYMKFELAQRDVTALVIPNGIPASLPGAYDASAVRKLRSAFSAKRVLLKVGRFDPDKRWLQSIDALADMRANGEDVQLIVRGGKEPYRSVVLERAQVRGLRIAQIAPSSGTPKEVARELRGIDTDIVEIATFLPDATLYALYGAVDAVLANSGREPFGLVGLEVMASRGVPVCGSTGEDYARPFDNAIVCDTDDPRELVAYLDLLFADCELAERIRKSARATAQRYTWPSVLGVLSAKLAF; encoded by the coding sequence TTGAGTCTTCCACCGAATGCCGCAATTCTCGCATTCGAAGGGCCGGACGCCTACTCGATGGTCGGAGGCTTGGGCGTACGCGTCACACAGCTCGCGGATGCACTCGGCGACGCCGGGATTCACACGGAGCTGTATTTTGTCGGCGCGCCGGACGCCCTTGCGAGCGAGGCACGTTCACCCAGCGTGCGCTTGCGGCGTTGGTGCCAGTGGATCTCGCGCCATCATCCCGGCGGCGTATACGACGGCGAACTGGAGAAGATTCGCGACTATGCCACAAGCGTACCGCCCGCCGTTTGCGCGGAGATCGTCGCGCCGGCGCGCAATCGCGGCGAGCGCACCTTGATCTTCGGCGAAGACTGGCAAATCGCGCCCGCGATGATTCAGCTGGATGCCGATCTGCGCCGCTGGGGCTTACGCGAGAACGTGACGCTGCTGTGGAACGCCAACAACACGTACGGCTTCGAGACGATCGACTGGAGAAAATTGTCAGCGGCTGTACGTATCACCGCCGTCAGCAAGTACATGAAATTTGAGCTAGCACAGCGCGACGTCACGGCGCTCGTCATCCCAAACGGCATTCCCGCCTCGCTGCCCGGCGCGTACGATGCCTCCGCGGTGCGCAAGCTGCGCAGCGCCTTCAGCGCTAAGCGCGTCTTGCTCAAGGTTGGGCGATTCGACCCCGACAAGCGCTGGTTGCAATCGATCGATGCACTTGCAGACATGCGAGCCAACGGAGAGGACGTGCAACTGATCGTTCGCGGAGGAAAAGAACCATATCGGTCGGTCGTCCTCGAACGCGCACAAGTGCGCGGTCTCCGCATCGCGCAGATTGCACCTTCGAGCGGAACGCCGAAGGAGGTTGCGCGGGAGTTGCGCGGCATCGACACCGATATCGTCGAAATCGCGACCTTCTTGCCGGACGCGACGCTGTATGCGCTTTACGGCGCCGTCGATGCGGTGCTCGCCAATAGCGGACGCGAGCCGTTCGGGCTCGTCGGACTCGAGGTCATGGCGTCGCGCGGGGTCCCGGTGTGCGGCTCGACCGGTGAAGACTACGCGCGTCCGTTCGACAACGCGATCGTTTGCGATACCGACGATCCTCGCGAGCTGGTTGCCTATCTCGATCTGCTCTTTGCGGATTGCGAACTCGCCGAACGGATTCGGAAAAGCGCGCGCGCTACGGCGCAACGCTACACCTGGCCGTCGGTTCTCGGCGTCCTGTCCGCAAAGCTCGCGTTCTAG
- a CDS encoding mannose-1-phosphate guanyltransferase, whose protein sequence is MAGGEGSRLRPLTSRTPKPLVPIANKPVMQHIIELLREHGITELVATVHYLADEIESYFGDGSNFGVSISYVVEDTPLGTAGAVKLAQPWLSEDFLVISGDVLTDCDISAIVDRHRTQGNDATIGLMRVSNPLEFGVVITEGDGRITRFLEKPSWGEVFSDTINTGIYVLRPHVLDRMDRGGVYDFSREIFPPMLHDGELLGSYILQGYWTDVGNLQQYQQANYDALAGRVPARQSGIEIEPGIWAGERCRIHPSAELIGPLQLGDDVQIGEGVTLEGPATIGDRTIVGDRAKIMRAVVWEDAYVGADSNLTDCTVADHDILKDHVVVGEGVVIGSHVTVGSGARIRPLLKIWPDKTISSGSIVSMSLVYGAKWPGSLFGGIGVSGLANLEITPEYASKLGEAFGSYLNPGETVTVSRDGHPISGLMCRSLVAGLMSTGINVVELNSFPLPVTRFATREIGEAGVHVRITPSDPQSVLFEFLDEKGINIDKATERKIENLFFREDFRRMPVGDVGVPTFPPRTLERYEGAFLKALSATRLRERRFRIAIDYAGGSATLVLPRLLSKLGVDAIATNAYYDEERPLGLDGTDRNLNQLGGVVTAIRADLGALIDPDAETFTLVDDSGAVIGGSHLLVLLTSLVVNAHPNAKIAVPVTAPQAVEAVCEHHGASVVRTKSDRHTLMALAADPKAGIVFASGPNDEAIFPEMHSAFDAMYALAKLLEMLAASDRKLSELAAELPHWYMATRTVSCPWEHKGRIMRSLIDEQRNGHIQLLDGLRIQHDDGWVLVLPDATDPAFKIFAEGGSEESASRYIETISERIEDLVNS, encoded by the coding sequence ATGGCAGGCGGGGAAGGCTCGCGCCTCCGGCCGCTCACGTCGCGCACACCGAAGCCGCTCGTTCCGATCGCGAACAAGCCCGTGATGCAGCACATCATCGAGCTCTTACGCGAGCACGGGATCACCGAGCTGGTCGCGACCGTGCACTACCTCGCCGACGAAATCGAGAGCTACTTTGGCGACGGCTCGAACTTCGGCGTTTCGATTAGCTACGTGGTCGAAGATACGCCGCTCGGTACCGCGGGCGCCGTGAAGCTCGCACAGCCTTGGCTTTCCGAAGATTTCTTGGTGATCTCCGGCGATGTTCTCACCGATTGCGACATAAGCGCCATCGTCGACCGGCATCGAACCCAGGGTAACGACGCGACGATCGGTTTGATGCGCGTCTCCAATCCGCTCGAGTTCGGCGTCGTCATCACTGAAGGCGACGGCCGCATCACGCGCTTTCTCGAGAAGCCGTCGTGGGGCGAGGTCTTCTCCGACACGATCAACACCGGGATCTACGTCCTGCGCCCGCATGTCCTGGATCGCATGGACCGGGGCGGTGTCTACGATTTTTCACGTGAAATCTTTCCGCCGATGTTGCACGACGGAGAGTTGTTGGGCAGCTACATTCTGCAAGGCTATTGGACCGACGTCGGAAACTTGCAGCAGTACCAACAAGCCAACTATGACGCCCTGGCGGGCCGAGTCCCCGCTCGCCAAAGCGGCATCGAAATCGAACCCGGCATCTGGGCGGGGGAGCGCTGCCGCATTCATCCTAGCGCAGAGTTGATCGGGCCCTTACAACTCGGTGATGACGTGCAGATCGGTGAGGGCGTCACGCTCGAAGGCCCCGCAACGATCGGCGACCGAACGATCGTCGGCGATCGCGCCAAGATCATGCGCGCGGTGGTATGGGAAGACGCGTACGTCGGTGCTGATTCAAACTTGACCGACTGTACCGTCGCCGACCACGACATCCTCAAGGATCATGTCGTCGTCGGTGAAGGCGTCGTGATCGGAAGTCACGTGACGGTCGGCAGCGGCGCGCGAATCCGTCCGCTCCTCAAGATTTGGCCCGACAAGACGATCAGTTCGGGCTCGATCGTTTCGATGTCACTCGTTTACGGTGCGAAGTGGCCCGGTTCGCTCTTCGGCGGAATCGGTGTAAGCGGGCTCGCGAATCTCGAGATCACGCCCGAGTATGCATCCAAGCTCGGCGAAGCCTTCGGTTCGTATTTGAACCCGGGCGAGACCGTCACGGTCAGCCGCGACGGCCATCCCATCAGCGGACTCATGTGCCGTTCTCTCGTCGCGGGTCTCATGAGCACGGGCATCAACGTCGTCGAGCTCAATTCATTTCCGCTTCCGGTCACGCGTTTTGCGACGCGCGAAATCGGCGAAGCCGGCGTTCACGTGCGCATCACACCAAGCGACCCGCAGTCCGTTCTCTTCGAGTTTCTCGACGAGAAGGGCATCAATATCGATAAGGCCACCGAGCGAAAGATCGAGAACCTCTTCTTCCGCGAAGACTTCCGCCGAATGCCGGTCGGCGACGTCGGCGTTCCAACCTTTCCGCCGCGCACCCTCGAACGCTATGAGGGCGCATTTCTGAAAGCACTCTCGGCAACGCGTCTGCGCGAGCGCCGCTTCCGGATCGCAATCGACTACGCCGGCGGAAGCGCGACACTGGTCCTCCCGCGTTTGCTCAGTAAGTTGGGCGTCGATGCGATCGCGACGAACGCCTACTACGATGAAGAGCGGCCGCTCGGCCTGGATGGGACCGATCGCAATCTCAACCAATTGGGCGGCGTCGTTACAGCGATTCGCGCGGACCTCGGCGCGCTGATCGATCCGGACGCCGAGACGTTCACTCTGGTCGACGACAGCGGCGCCGTCATCGGCGGTTCGCATCTGCTCGTTCTCCTCACCTCGCTTGTCGTGAACGCGCATCCTAATGCCAAGATTGCCGTCCCCGTCACCGCACCGCAAGCGGTTGAAGCCGTTTGCGAACACCACGGCGCGAGCGTCGTGCGAACTAAGAGCGACCGCCACACGCTGATGGCGCTCGCCGCAGACCCGAAAGCCGGTATCGTCTTTGCGAGCGGTCCGAACGACGAAGCGATCTTCCCTGAAATGCATTCGGCGTTCGACGCGATGTATGCGCTCGCGAAACTTCTCGAGATGCTTGCGGCATCTGATCGGAAGCTGAGCGAGCTCGCTGCGGAGCTGCCGCATTGGTACATGGCGACGCGGACCGTTAGCTGCCCGTGGGAGCACAAGGGCCGCATCATGCGTTCGCTCATCGACGAGCAGCGTAACGGTCACATTCAGCTGCTCGACGGCTTGCGCATCCAACACGACGACGGCTGGGTATTGGTTCTTCCCGACGCGACCGATCCAGCATTCAAGATCTTCGCCGAAGGCGGCTCCGAGGAATCGGCAAGCCGCTACATTGAGACGATCAGCGAACGCATCGAGGACCTCGTCAACAGCTAG
- the glgB gene encoding 1,4-alpha-glucan branching protein GlgB, with amino-acid sequence MISYRLISELDAYLIAEGKHYDLYRKLGAHRIREGSLDGVAFAVWAPSARAVSVIGDFNEWDATRNPMDIVHACGVWQSFIEGAREGQRYKFAIWGPDGSLIPFKADPFGFSSEMRPATASIVTELDLETRDDWHPLQHRAAPVSIYEVHLGSWKRRPEDGNRFLTYRELADQLLPYVKEMGFTHVELLPVSEHPFDGSWGYQPIGMYAVTSRFGSPADFRYLVSRAHELELGVLIDWVAGHFPNDEHGLARFDGTHLYEHADPRQGYHPDWNTFIYNFGRNEVANYLLANALFWLGTYGIDGLRVDAVASMLYLDYSRKQGEWVSNRFGGRENLEAAAFLRRLNELAYEHQPACTTVAEESTAWPQVSAPTYLGGLGFGFKWNMGWMHDTLAYIEHDPIYRKYHHDQLTFSLIYAFSENYVLPLSHDEVVHGKGSILGKMPGDRWQKFANVRLLYAYMFTHPGKKLLFMGNEFAQENEWNHDASLDWHLLGDPAHAGVARLVRDLNHVYTQTPALYERDAVPEGFVWLAGDVEGSVISYLRRGERPDDFVVCVCNFTPLVRENYRIGVPSCARLREVLNSDAEVYGGGNVGNLGAITVDDVAAHGQTHSAAFILPPLGVLILAPEFA; translated from the coding sequence TTGATCTCCTACCGCCTCATCAGCGAGCTCGACGCGTACCTCATCGCGGAGGGAAAGCATTACGATCTCTATCGCAAGCTCGGCGCGCATCGCATTCGCGAAGGTTCGCTGGACGGTGTCGCCTTTGCAGTCTGGGCGCCCAGCGCGCGCGCCGTGAGCGTAATCGGAGATTTCAACGAATGGGACGCGACCCGCAACCCGATGGACATCGTGCACGCCTGCGGCGTCTGGCAATCCTTCATCGAAGGCGCGCGTGAAGGTCAACGTTACAAGTTCGCAATCTGGGGACCCGATGGCTCGCTCATACCATTTAAGGCCGATCCGTTCGGTTTTTCATCAGAGATGCGTCCGGCAACCGCATCGATCGTGACCGAACTCGATCTCGAGACTCGAGATGATTGGCATCCCCTGCAGCATCGCGCCGCACCCGTTTCGATCTATGAAGTACACTTGGGTTCGTGGAAACGGCGTCCTGAAGATGGGAATCGCTTTCTTACCTACCGCGAGCTAGCCGATCAGCTTCTTCCCTATGTTAAAGAGATGGGTTTCACGCACGTCGAGCTGCTGCCGGTTTCAGAGCATCCGTTCGACGGTTCGTGGGGATATCAGCCGATAGGAATGTACGCGGTCACCAGCCGTTTCGGCTCACCCGCGGATTTCCGGTACCTTGTGTCGCGCGCGCACGAGCTCGAGCTCGGCGTCCTCATCGACTGGGTCGCGGGCCATTTTCCGAACGACGAGCATGGTCTGGCGCGCTTCGACGGCACGCATCTGTACGAGCATGCGGATCCGCGCCAGGGTTACCACCCAGATTGGAATACGTTCATTTACAATTTTGGGCGTAACGAAGTCGCGAACTATCTGTTGGCCAACGCGCTCTTTTGGCTCGGGACGTACGGCATCGATGGATTGCGTGTCGACGCCGTCGCATCGATGCTGTATCTCGATTACAGCCGCAAGCAAGGGGAATGGGTTTCGAACCGCTTCGGCGGACGCGAGAATCTCGAAGCCGCTGCATTCTTGCGGCGCCTCAACGAGCTCGCATACGAACACCAGCCGGCGTGTACAACCGTCGCCGAAGAGTCGACGGCCTGGCCACAAGTCTCGGCGCCGACCTATCTTGGCGGCCTTGGCTTTGGGTTCAAATGGAACATGGGCTGGATGCACGATACGCTCGCGTACATCGAACACGACCCGATCTATCGCAAGTATCATCACGATCAGCTGACGTTCTCGCTGATCTATGCCTTTAGCGAAAACTACGTGCTCCCACTTTCACACGATGAAGTCGTGCACGGAAAAGGTTCGATTCTCGGCAAGATGCCGGGAGATCGCTGGCAGAAATTCGCCAACGTCCGGCTGCTCTACGCGTATATGTTCACCCATCCCGGAAAGAAGCTACTCTTCATGGGGAACGAGTTCGCACAAGAGAACGAATGGAATCACGACGCCTCGCTCGACTGGCATTTGCTCGGCGATCCCGCGCACGCCGGGGTCGCGCGTCTGGTTCGAGACCTCAACCATGTGTACACCCAAACACCGGCGCTCTATGAACGCGACGCAGTCCCCGAAGGCTTTGTATGGCTGGCGGGAGACGTCGAAGGAAGCGTGATCTCGTATCTGCGACGCGGCGAGCGTCCCGATGATTTCGTTGTTTGCGTCTGCAATTTCACGCCGCTGGTACGTGAGAATTACCGGATCGGAGTCCCGTCCTGCGCACGTCTGCGCGAGGTGCTCAACAGCGACGCGGAGGTTTACGGCGGCGGGAACGTCGGGAACCTCGGCGCAATCACGGTCGACGACGTCGCCGCTCACGGACAGACGCACTCAGCAGCCTTTATTCTTCCGCCGCTCGGCGTCCTCATTTTGGCGCCGGAATTCGCATAG
- the glgX gene encoding glycogen debranching protein GlgX, producing MQRQTRATVLPGRHYPLGATWDGSGVNFALFSEHAEKVELCIFDARGTRELRRVVLPEYTDQVWHGYLPDTVPGTLYGYRVYGPYDPAHGHRFNHHKLLIDPYAKQLSGTLRWTDANFGYRIGAPRADLSFDRRDNAAAIPKCVVVDTAFSWGDDRLLQTPWTNTIVYELHVRGFSMKNSLISPELRGSILALGSPPNIEYLTKLGVTAVEMLPVHASVDDRTLVEKGLRNYWGYNTIGYFAPEPRYLSGGALAEFKTTVKRLHEAGIEVLLDVVYNHTAEGNHLGPTLSFRGIDNVSYYGLSDDPRYYVDYTGCGNTLRLKHPRVMQMVTDSLRYWVEEMHVDGFRFDLAPAIVRRDEEFDWWSSGFMNALLQDPVLSRVKLIAEPWDLGPNGYQLGHFPPGWSEWNDKYRSTVRRFWKGSDGLIPELASRLTGSSDIFDSNGRQPRASINYVTAHDGFTLLDLVSYDHKHNEANLDDNNDGSDDNDSWNCGAEGQTDDAGIRHLRERQKRNMLAMLVLSEGTPMLLAGDEFGNTQSGNNNAYCQDNEISWLEWNEIDRDGSRLIDFVQRIIALRRAHPVFRRTRFFRGAVTDNEGLKDITWIRPDSSEMQNDDWHDGSRRALGALFAGETGERYIGASGYPEFDSTFLMLMNAGDSDLDFVLPQAGSFVRWELVIDTAQGQNAPGKIWTAATAYRMASRSLSLFSAQPL from the coding sequence GTGCAACGTCAAACGCGTGCGACTGTCCTACCCGGCCGGCACTATCCTCTCGGCGCAACGTGGGACGGAAGCGGCGTCAACTTTGCCCTCTTCTCCGAGCACGCGGAGAAAGTCGAGCTGTGCATCTTCGATGCGCGCGGTACCCGCGAGCTTCGCCGCGTCGTCTTACCCGAGTACACCGACCAGGTGTGGCATGGCTATCTTCCCGATACGGTTCCCGGAACGCTCTACGGTTACCGCGTCTATGGCCCGTACGATCCGGCCCACGGTCACCGCTTCAACCATCACAAGCTGCTGATCGATCCGTACGCAAAACAGCTGAGCGGCACGCTTCGGTGGACCGACGCGAACTTCGGATATCGCATCGGCGCGCCACGTGCAGACCTTTCGTTCGACCGCCGCGACAACGCGGCAGCGATACCGAAATGCGTCGTCGTCGACACCGCATTCAGTTGGGGCGACGACCGTCTCTTGCAGACGCCGTGGACGAACACGATCGTGTACGAGTTGCACGTGCGCGGGTTCTCGATGAAGAATTCGCTCATTTCGCCGGAGTTACGAGGCAGCATCCTGGCGCTTGGCTCGCCGCCGAACATCGAGTACCTCACCAAGCTCGGCGTTACGGCCGTCGAGATGCTCCCGGTCCACGCGTCCGTCGACGACCGCACCCTGGTCGAAAAAGGCCTGCGCAATTATTGGGGCTACAACACGATCGGCTACTTTGCACCCGAGCCGCGCTACTTGTCCGGCGGCGCACTCGCCGAATTCAAGACCACGGTGAAACGACTGCACGAAGCCGGAATCGAAGTGCTGCTCGACGTCGTCTACAATCACACCGCTGAGGGTAATCACCTCGGACCAACGCTTTCGTTTCGTGGTATCGACAATGTGTCGTACTACGGGCTCAGTGACGATCCGCGCTATTACGTCGACTACACAGGCTGCGGCAACACGCTGCGTTTGAAGCACCCGCGCGTTATGCAGATGGTCACAGATTCGCTTCGCTACTGGGTCGAGGAGATGCACGTCGACGGATTCCGTTTCGATCTCGCACCAGCGATCGTGCGGCGCGACGAAGAGTTCGATTGGTGGTCGAGCGGCTTCATGAACGCGCTCTTGCAAGATCCCGTGCTCTCACGCGTCAAGCTGATCGCCGAACCGTGGGACCTCGGACCCAACGGCTATCAGCTTGGGCATTTTCCGCCGGGCTGGTCCGAGTGGAACGACAAATATCGTTCGACGGTTCGCCGCTTTTGGAAAGGCTCCGACGGTCTCATTCCGGAGCTTGCGTCACGGCTTACCGGCTCGAGCGACATCTTCGACAGCAATGGCCGCCAGCCGCGCGCCAGCATCAACTACGTCACCGCGCACGACGGCTTCACACTGCTTGATCTTGTCAGTTACGACCACAAACACAACGAAGCCAATCTCGACGACAACAACGACGGCTCGGATGACAACGATAGCTGGAACTGCGGCGCAGAAGGCCAAACCGACGACGCCGGCATACGCCACCTGCGCGAACGCCAGAAGCGTAACATGCTCGCGATGCTCGTGCTCTCCGAGGGTACGCCGATGCTTCTGGCCGGGGACGAGTTCGGCAACACACAGTCCGGCAACAACAACGCGTACTGCCAAGACAACGAGATCAGCTGGCTCGAGTGGAACGAGATCGATCGCGACGGTTCGCGCTTAATAGACTTCGTGCAACGAATCATCGCGCTGCGCCGCGCGCACCCGGTCTTTCGCCGTACACGCTTCTTCCGCGGCGCGGTTACCGATAACGAGGGTCTTAAAGACATCACGTGGATTCGTCCCGATTCCTCTGAGATGCAGAACGACGACTGGCACGACGGATCGCGCCGGGCGCTCGGTGCATTGTTTGCGGGCGAAACCGGCGAGCGTTACATCGGCGCATCCGGATATCCCGAGTTCGACAGCACGTTTCTCATGCTGATGAACGCCGGGGACAGCGATCTGGATTTCGTCTTGCCGCAAGCCGGCTCGTTCGTTCGTTGGGAGCTCGTCATCGACACGGCCCAAGGACAAAATGCTCCCGGGAAAATCTGGACGGCGGCGACTGCCTACCGGATGGCGTCGCGCAGCCTCAGCCTCTTCAGCGCTCAACCGCTCTAG
- the malQ gene encoding 4-alpha-glucanotransferase, giving the protein MLRELAQLLGIQGSYTDFYGRVHEASETTLHALAATMGYRVKSDADAARFLRRLKRPASLDSVYVLDANAPHPITYHSRRAIRWTLTLESGETRDGIGHDGIVIEGPIPLGYHRLDVAGKTASIIATPQAAYLPEAFEDRKLWGIAAQLYSLRSANNWGIGDFTDLRTLLRVAQQTRAATVAVNPLHELTLANPSSPSPYSPTSRLYLNALYIDVEAAAEMLGKRELLRGSVDAGLLEQLRAATFVDYAGVAEVKLRVLRALHAEWPGSPEFERFRVRGDASLRLLATYEALMEELRGSDRRVYGWLQWPRQFHDPASVAVDKFARAHAGSVEFHTFLQWLADSQLEHASASATLAIGLYRDLAVGVDANSAEVWADREAYCLGASVGAPPDPMNPLGQSWGFTPFDPHVLRARAYAPFVTLLRANMRHAGALRIDHVMGLMRLFCTPAGHAATEGTYINYRLDEMLGILALESHRHRCMIVGEDLGTVPPGFRERLAHANIFGCRLLYFERDGNGRFREPDAYDSCAVASTGTHDVAPLAGFWSGFDVRERVQLGFYADEPAAHAAFADRATARKFLIDALIGHHFVGMDEARSLENAQDAASDELLFTLVLAAYKLLGRSAARLLLVQLEDVVLQREPVNTPGTFDEVPNWRRRLDMDVASLADSDRFQRLMHEVSATRIVR; this is encoded by the coding sequence ATGCTTCGCGAGCTCGCGCAGCTGCTCGGCATTCAAGGCAGCTACACGGATTTTTACGGACGCGTCCACGAGGCGTCCGAGACCACGCTGCACGCGCTTGCGGCAACGATGGGATATCGCGTCAAGAGCGACGCCGACGCCGCACGTTTCCTGAGGCGTCTGAAGCGACCGGCCTCACTCGATAGCGTCTACGTACTCGATGCGAACGCCCCGCACCCAATTACGTACCATTCTCGCCGTGCGATACGGTGGACGTTGACGCTAGAATCCGGCGAGACGCGGGACGGGATCGGACACGACGGGATTGTGATCGAGGGGCCGATTCCGCTCGGCTATCACCGTCTCGATGTCGCCGGGAAGACGGCGAGCATCATCGCAACGCCGCAAGCAGCTTACCTTCCGGAGGCGTTCGAAGATCGCAAGTTGTGGGGAATCGCAGCCCAGCTTTATTCGTTGCGCTCGGCAAACAACTGGGGAATCGGCGATTTCACCGACTTGCGTACATTGCTTCGTGTCGCGCAGCAAACCCGTGCCGCCACCGTCGCCGTCAACCCGCTTCACGAGCTGACGCTGGCGAATCCAAGCTCGCCCAGCCCGTACTCCCCGACGAGTAGATTGTATCTGAACGCCCTGTACATCGATGTCGAGGCCGCAGCCGAGATGCTCGGCAAACGCGAGCTCTTACGCGGATCCGTCGACGCCGGACTGCTCGAGCAATTGCGCGCCGCAACGTTCGTCGACTACGCGGGGGTAGCGGAGGTAAAGCTTCGCGTCCTGCGCGCCCTCCACGCCGAGTGGCCCGGCAGCCCTGAATTCGAACGATTCCGTGTACGCGGTGACGCGTCGCTTCGTCTTCTCGCGACTTACGAGGCGCTCATGGAGGAGCTCCGGGGGAGCGATCGTCGCGTCTACGGCTGGCTGCAATGGCCAAGGCAATTTCACGATCCGGCCTCGGTCGCGGTCGACAAATTCGCGCGCGCCCATGCAGGTAGCGTGGAATTTCACACGTTCCTACAATGGCTTGCCGATTCGCAGCTCGAGCACGCATCTGCGTCCGCAACGCTCGCGATCGGTCTATACCGCGACCTCGCAGTCGGCGTCGATGCAAACAGCGCCGAAGTTTGGGCGGACCGCGAGGCGTATTGTCTCGGGGCGTCGGTCGGCGCCCCACCCGATCCGATGAACCCGCTCGGCCAGAGCTGGGGATTTACGCCGTTCGACCCGCACGTGCTGCGCGCGCGCGCGTATGCGCCCTTCGTCACGTTGTTGCGCGCCAACATGCGTCACGCGGGGGCGCTGCGCATCGACCACGTGATGGGTCTTATGCGGTTATTCTGTACGCCGGCCGGTCACGCCGCAACCGAAGGGACATACATCAACTATCGGCTTGATGAAATGCTCGGCATCCTCGCGCTCGAGAGTCATCGTCATCGTTGCATGATCGTCGGCGAAGACCTCGGCACGGTGCCGCCCGGATTCCGCGAGCGCCTCGCGCACGCGAACATTTTCGGCTGCCGTTTGCTCTACTTCGAACGCGACGGCAACGGACGTTTCCGTGAGCCGGATGCATACGATTCGTGCGCGGTCGCAAGCACGGGGACGCACGACGTCGCACCGCTCGCGGGGTTCTGGAGCGGCTTTGACGTGCGCGAGCGCGTGCAGCTCGGCTTCTATGCGGACGAGCCTGCTGCGCATGCCGCCTTTGCGGACCGAGCAACGGCTCGAAAGTTTTTGATTGACGCCCTGATTGGGCATCATTTTGTGGGTATGGATGAGGCCAGAAGTCTCGAGAACGCACAGGATGCTGCGTCCGACGAGCTTCTGTTCACCCTCGTGCTAGCTGCCTACAAGCTGCTCGGTCGTTCGGCCGCTCGCTTGCTACTCGTGCAACTGGAGGACGTCGTCTTGCAACGCGAACCGGTCAATACGCCCGGCACGTTCGATGAAGTTCCAAATTGGCGTCGCCGCCTGGACATGGACGTCGCTTCGCTCGCAGACAGCGATCGATTTCAGCGCTTGATGCACGAGGTTTCTGCAACCAGGATCGTGCGATGA